From the genome of Marinilabiliales bacterium:
CCACAAAAGCAACCGCCATCAACCAGCCAAGCCCCCTGAGATACCGGTAATTGGCTGAATTACCAGGATCACCGGAATGAAGGGATGCTATAATGCAGAGCAGGACAGGTACCCCCGTCAGCAAGCCGCTTGCATAGAAAACAAGCAGGGTGCCACCTCTATTCCATGCCGGTACAGAGGGTATCATATACAGCCTTGCCATGGTAAAGACCATGATTAACCCCGCAAACACAGCAAGCCACAGCATTGTACGGTTGACCGCCTCAACGGCAAGGCCCTTTCGCATCAAAAACCACCATAGCAGCAACAGGAAGCTGAAGACAGACACCATGAGTATTTCACGGCTCAGCCAGGAAGTGCGGAGGTTTGAAAGCGCATAAACAGCCCTCAGGGGTGAGCCCAGGTGGAAAAACGAGAAGAAAAGGGCCGCAGCCATCAGCAGTAATGCAACACCCGCTGCACTTACCCTCACCCTGCCGTAAACGATCCTGGCTGCCGGCTGCTTCACAAAAGAAAGAACCAGCAAGGCAAACACAATGCCGAAGGCGGCCTGTGCAAAAACGGTAAAAAATATCAGCGACCAGTCCACCGAAAAAGTCATACTACCTCCTCCCTGTTATTGATGTCAAGTTTCTCCCTTGCCGCCTTCCTGGCATCCTTGTGAGGCTTTACCACCAGCGCCGGATTGGTAATCGACGGGTCGGGCAGGGGGTACATTGACGGGGGATCCATCAGAACGTCCCTTATCTTATAGAGATCGTCTGCATCAAGAACCCTCATCGGGCATGCCGAAACGCATGCAGGCGGCTTGCCCTGCTCAATATAGTCGGCGCACATGGTACACTTTGTAATCACGCCCTTCTCACGGTCATAGAAAAGTGCGCCGTAGGGGCAGGTCCACTCGCAATAGCGGCATCCCATGCACCTCTTCTCATCAATCAGGACCAGTCCGTTACCGTTCCTGTAAATAGCCTTATTCGGACAAGAGTTCATGCACACCGGGTTAAGGCAGTGATTGCAC
Proteins encoded in this window:
- a CDS encoding 4Fe-4S ferredoxin translates to MTRQLAFYFDSTACSGCKTCQVACRDKHDLKKGMLWRRVYEVAGGDWRREGKAWVPDIYSYYISMACNHCLNPVCMNSCPNKAIYRNGNGLVLIDEKRCMGCRYCEWTCPYGALFYDREKGVITKCTMCADYIEQGKPPACVSACPMRVLDADDLYKIRDVLMDPPSMYPLPDPSITNPALVVKPHKDARKAAREKLDINNREEVV